ACCGAAACCGACAATCTGCTGTTTTCGACCATGACGCACAATCCCCAGCCGCTGCACCTTGATGCGGAGGCGGCGCGGGCGAGCGAGTTCGGGCAGATCATCGTCAACGGCACCTTCACCTTCGCGCTGATGGTCGGCCTGTCCGTGGGCGACACGACGCTCGGCACGCTGGTCGCGAACCTGGGCTACGACAAATTGGTGATGCCCCATCCGGTGTTCATCGGTGACACGCTCCGTGCCGAAACCGAAGTGCACGAATTGAAGGACAGCCGCTCGCGACCGCAAGCGGGGATCGTCACCTTCGCACACCACTTGCGGAACCAGCGCGACGAGATCGTCTGCCAATGCCTGCGCACCGCGCTTCTGAACAGGAAGCCGGCATGACGTGGCGCTCGCTGCTGTTCGTGCCGGGCGATCGGCCCGAGCGCTTCGCCAAGGCCGAGGCAAGCGGGGCGGACGCGTTGATCCTCGACCTGGAGGATGCGGTTGCCGCCGCCACGAAGGACGTTGCGCGTGCCGCGATCGCCGCGCGGCTGCGCGGGCCGCGTGGTGCCGTGGCGCTGATCGTTCGCGTCAATCCGCTCGATACCGCGCTGTGCGTTGACGACCTCGCTGCGCTGGGCGGTCTCTCGCCGGATGCGGTGATGCTCCCCAAGGCGGAGGGCGCGGCGAGCGTGCGTGCGCTGTCCGAACGGCTGGCGGGGGCGGGGATCGCTGCGCCGATCCTGCCGATCGCCACCGAGACGCCCGCCGCGATCTTCCAGCTCGGCAGCTATGCCGGATGCGGCGT
The genomic region above belongs to Sphingomonas phyllosphaerae 5.2 and contains:
- a CDS encoding MaoC family dehydratase produces the protein MAGRYYDDWQVGDRIVHEIRRTVTETDNLLFSTMTHNPQPLHLDAEAARASEFGQIIVNGTFTFALMVGLSVGDTTLGTLVANLGYDKLVMPHPVFIGDTLRAETEVHELKDSRSRPQAGIVTFAHHLRNQRDEIVCQCLRTALLNRKPA